A window of the Ipomoea triloba cultivar NCNSP0323 chromosome 14, ASM357664v1 genome harbors these coding sequences:
- the LOC116004763 gene encoding probable LRR receptor-like serine/threonine-protein kinase At3g47570, whose protein sequence is MRHHKTLSFFYFSSAALSTLHLLLFCGVTLIPTSSFASSNETDRLALLEFKHRISSDDPNGVEVLNSWNHSVHHCGWQGVSCDHRHRRVVGLELPRMGLVGTISPHIGNLTFLRALHLSDNNLYGEIPGEIGGLFRLRSLVLSRNALTGEVAKLNLSSCIHLRELYFNRNDLQGNLPTAFQFLANLKKLQNLSLGRNRLTGGIPPTIGNLSSLRVLNLRMNHLEGRIPHEITRCWGLNVLSLAINNFTGTLSPSFFNMTSIRTFSVNLNSLEGTIPSYIGDTMPNLEGFYFAANKFHGTIPISFPNASKLQILTLPGNHLVGKVPDNIGRLKDLQRLNLGRNLLGSNDPLNDLAFIASLSNCSNLNVFSISGNRFEVAIDLGNNNFQGNIPSNVENFRYLNEWYMNNNKLDGTIPQQVFNLPSLSKYLYLSRNSFTGLLSPAVGKLKTLNALDISGNKLSGKIPDTIGDCLSLEYLDMHDNLFEGKVPPSLVSLKSIMYLDISNNKLTGEIPRDLQKLSLLQYLNISFNDLEGEVPTVGVFAVATNISLLGNKKLCGGIPELKLPPCPVKKRKHRKHLKLMIIIFTCICSALVFASFIVFLTLCWRKQKRAESTKPSKVEKLSKIPYRDLHQATDGFSETNLISSESFGSVYKGRFNQGGGEHITAVKVLDLLKNGATKSFLAECKVLKNIRHRNLVPILTCYSSCDFAGNQFKALVYEFMENGDLDMWLHTHSYNAKTTVLSVLQRLNIAIDVACALHYLHDDCEPTVIHCDLKPSNILLDKDLTAHVGDFGISRLYSRTVGDPIGEQSSTIGLKGSIGYVPPGKNIVINFITCFHKYGIGAKASTFGDVYSFGILLLEMFTGKRPTDALFMNGGCESLYEYVEAALSEQVMKIVDPLLLACHESNLGIRQNEELENDDNLVEIEESKVHNFFLSIFKIGLTCASRSPMDRMHMNEVSRELQKIKKTFFA, encoded by the exons ATGAGGCATCACAAAACCCTCTCATTCTTTTATTTCTCATCAGCTGCTCTTTCTACTCTCCATCTTCTTCTGTTTTGCGGTGTTACCCTTATTCCCACTTCCTCCTTTGCATCATCAAATGAAACCGATAGACTTGCTCTTTTAGAGTTTAAACACCGCATTTCTTCTGATGATCCCAATGGAGTAGAAGTTCTTAACTCCTGGAATCACTCTGTGCACCATTGTGGTTGGCAAGGAGTGAGCTGCGACCATCGACACCGACGAGTTGTGGGTTTGGAGCTTCCTAGGATGGGGTTGGTGGGAACCATATCTCCTCATATTGGAAATCTCACTTTCCTCAGGGCTCTTCATCTCAGTGACAATAATTTGTACGGCGAAATTCCAGGAGAGATTGGTGGTCTGTTTCGACTAAGATCTCTCGTCCTGTCCAGGAATGCACTGACGGGAGAAGTGGCTAAGCTTAATCTCAGCAGCTGCATACACCTTAGGGAACTCTATTTTAATCGAAATGACCTCCAGGGGAACCTCCCTACTGCATTCCAATTCCTAGCTAACTTGAAGAAGCTACAAAACCTCTCTCTGGGTAGAAACAGATTGACAGGTGGAATTCCTCCCACTATTGGGAATTTGTCATCACTTCGTGTATTGAACTTGAGGATGAATCATTTGGAGGGACGTATTCCACATGAGATTACGCGGTGTTGGGGTTTAAATGTCCTTTCACTTGCCATCAACAATTTCACTGGTACACTATCTCCTTCTTTCTTCAATATGACTTCTATACGAACTTTTTCAGTAAACCTAAACTCACTTGAAGGGACCATTCCAAGCTACATAGGAGACACCATGCCAAACTTGGAAGGCTTTTATTTTGCTGCCAACAAATTCCATGGAACCATCCCAATTTCATTTCCCAACGCCTCTAAGCTTCAAATTCTTACGCTACCAGGAAACCATCTTGTAGGTAAAGTTCCAGATAATATTGGAAGGTTAAAAGATCTTCAACGTTTGAACCTTGGGCGCAATCTTCTTGGTAGCAATGATCCTCTCAATGACTTGGCTTTTATAGCATCTCTGTCCAATTGTAGTAATTTAAATGTATTTTCCATTTCTGGAAATAGATTTGAAG TTGCAATTGATTTGGGTAACAACAATTTTCAAGGCAATATACCATCAAATGTGGAAAACTTCAGGTACTTGAATGAATGGTACATGAACAATAACAAACTAGATGGCACCATTCCTCAACAAGTTTTTAATTTGCCATCTTTGTCTAAGTACCTTTACCTTTCCCGTAATTCTTTCACTGGTCTGTTATCTCCTGCTGTGGGCAAATTGAAAACACTAAATGCTTTAGACATCTCTGGAAATAAATTGTCAGGCAAAATTCCAGATACAATTGGAGATTGTTTGAGCCTTGAATATCTTGATATGCATGATAACCTCTTTGAAGGTAAAGTCCCACCTTCTTTGGTTTCCTTAAAAAGCATTATGTATTTGGATATCTCAAACAACAAGTTGACTGGAGAGATACCGAGAGACCTCCAAAAGCTTTCTCTATTGCAATATTTGAACATTTCTTTCAATGATCTAGAGGGGGAGGTACCAACAGTTGGAGTGTTTGCAGTGGCAACCAATATATCATTGCTTGGAAACAAAAAGCTATGTGGTGGTATACCTGAGCTAAAGTTGCCTCCATGTCCtgtgaagaaaagaaaacacaGAAAGCATTTAAAGcttatgattattattttcACATGTATTTGCTCGGCTCTGGTGTTTGCATCATTCATTGTTTTTCTAACATTGTGTTGGAGGAAACAAAAAAGGGCGGAATCAACTAAGCCATCCAAAGTTGAAAAGCTTTCCAAAATCCCTTATAGAGACCTGCATCAAGCTACTGATGGTTTCTCTGAGACAAATTTGATCAGTTCGGAAAGTTTTGGCTCTGTTTACAAAGGAAGATTTAATCAAGGTGGAGGAGAACATATAACTGCGGTGAAGGTACTTGACCTTCTAAAAAATGGAGCTACAAAGAGCTTTCTTGCAGAATGTAAAGTGTTGAAGAACATACGCCACCGAAATCTTGTTCCAATTTTGACTTGCTACTCGAGTTGTGATTTTGCAGGTAATCAATTCAAAGCTTTGGTTTATGAGTTCATGGAAAATGGGGATTTGGATATGTGGTTGCATACACATTCATATAATGCAAAGACAACTGTTCTAAGTGTTCTTCAAAGGTTAAACATTGCAATTGATGTAGCTTGTGCATTGCATTATCTCCATGATGATTGTGAACCCACAGTTATTCATTGTGATCTAAAGCCAAGTAACATTCTGCTTGACAAAGACTTAACTGCTCATGTTGGAGACTTTGGTATATCAAGACTTTATTCACGTACAGTTGGAGATCCAATTGGTGAACAAAGTAGTACCATTGGATTAAAGGGGTCAATTGGTTATGTTCCACCAGGTAAGAATATTGTCATAAACTTTATCACTTGTTTCCATA AGTACGGCATAGGAGCAAAGGCATCAACTTTTGGAGATGTGTATAGCTTTGGAATCCTTTTGTTGGAAATGTTCACAGGTAAAAGACCCACAGATGCTTTATTCATGAATGGTGGATGTGAGAGTCTCTATGAGTATGTTGAGGCAGCATTATCGGAGCAAGTGATGAAAATTGTTGACCCATTGCTTCTAGCATGCCATGAAAGCAACCTTGGAATAAGACAAAATGAAGAGTTGGAGAATGATGACAATTTGgtagaaattgaagagagcaAGGTGCATAACTTCTTCCTCTCCATCTTCAAAATTGGACTCACTTGTGCTTCAAGATCACCAATGGATCGCATGCATATGAATGAAGTGAGCAGGGAATTACAGAAGATTAAGAAAACCTTCTttgcataa